One Peromyscus leucopus breed LL Stock chromosome 4, UCI_PerLeu_2.1, whole genome shotgun sequence genomic region harbors:
- the Nop56 gene encoding nucleolar protein 56 isoform X2, which produces MVLLHVLFEHAVGYALLALKEVEEISLLLPQVEECVLNLGKFHNVVRLVAFCPFSSSQVALENANAVSEGVVHEDLRLLLETYLPSKKKKVLLGVGDPKIGAAIQEELGYNCQTGGVIAEILRGVRLHFHNLVKGLTDLSACKAQLGLGHSYSRAKVKFNVNRVDNMIIQSISLLDQLDKDINTFSMRVREWYGYHFPELVKIVNDNATYCRLAQFIGNRRELNEEKLEKLEELTMDGAKAKAILDASRSSMGMDISAIDLINIESFSSRVVSLSEYRQSLHTYLRSKMSQVAPSLSALIGEAVGARLIAHAGSLTNLAKYPASTVQILGAEKALFRALKTRGNTPKYGLIFHSTFIGRAAAKNKGRISRYLANKCSIASRIDCFSEVPTSVFGEKLREQVEERLSFYETGEIPRKNLDVMKEAMVQAEEAAAEITRKLEKQEKKRLKKEKKRLAALALASSENSSTPEECEGGDRC; this is translated from the exons ATG GTTCTGCTGCACGTGCTGTTCGAGCATGCGGTCGGCTACGCGCTCTTGGCGCTGAAGGAAGTGGAGGAAATCAGCCTGCTGCTGCCGCAG GTGGAGGAGTGTGTGCTTAACCTTGGCAAATTCCACAATGTCGTTCGTCTGGTGGCCTTTTGTCCGTTTTCTTCATCCCAGGTTGCCTTGGAAAATGCCAATGCTGTGTCTGAAG GTGTTGTTCATGAAGACCTCCGCCTGCTTCTGGAGACATACCTGCcatctaaaaagaagaaagtactCCTGGgggttggagaccccaagattgGTGCTGCAATACAGGAAGAGTTGGGGTACAACTGCCAGACTGGGGGCGTGATAGCTGAGATCCTTCGAG GAGTTCGTCTGCACTTCCATAATCTGGTGAAGGGTCTGACAGACTTGTCTGCTTGCAAAGCCCAGCTAGGGCTGGGACACAGCTATTCTCGTGCCAAAGTTAAATTTAATGTGAACCGGGTGGACAATATGATCATCCAGTCCATAAGCCTTCTGGACCAACTGGATAAAGACATCAATACCTTCTCAATGCGTGTCAG GGAGTGGTATGGGTACCATTTTCCAGAGCTGGTGAAGATCGTCAATGACAATGCCACATACTGTCGCCTGGCTCAGTTCATTGGAAACCGCAGGGAGTTGAATGAGGAGAAGCTGGAGAAACTGGAAGAGCTGACAATGGATGGAGCCAAAGCTAAGGCCATCTTGGATGCCTCTCGGTCCTCCATGG GCATGGACATATCTGCTATCGACTTGATAAACATCGAGAGCTTCTCCAGTCGTGTGGTGTCTTTGTCAGAGTATCGCCAGAGCCTACACACTTACCTTCGCTCCAAGATGAGCCAAGTAGCCCCCAGCCTGTCAGCCTTAATTGGGGAAGCG GTAGGTGCACGACTCATTGCTCATGCTGGCAGCCTCACCAACCTGGCCAAGTACCCAGCATCCACAGTACAGATCCTTGGGGCTGAAAAGGCCCTGTTCAG AGCACTGAAGACAAGGGGTAATACACCAAAATATGGACTCATTTTCCATTCCACCTTTATTGGTCGAGCAGCTGCAAAGAACAAAGGCCGCATCTCCCGATATCTAGCAAACAAATGCAGCATTGCCTCAAGGATTGATTGCTTCTCTG AGGTGCCCACAAGTGTGTTTGGGGAGAAGCTCCGAGAACAAGTTGAGGAGCGGCTATCTTTCTATGAGACTGGAGAGATTCCACGGAAGAACCTGGATGTCATGAAGGAAGCTATGGTTCAG GCAGAGGAAGCGGCTGCTGAAATTACCAGGAAGCTAGAAAAACAGGAGAAGAAACGcttgaagaaggagaagaaacgaCTGGCTGCACTGGCACTGGCCTCTTCAGAAAACAGTAGCACTCCAGAAGAATGTGAG GGAGGAGATAGGTGCTGA
- the Nop56 gene encoding nucleolar protein 56 isoform X1, with the protein MVLLHVLFEHAVGYALLALKEVEEISLLLPQVEECVLNLGKFHNVVRLVAFCPFSSSQVALENANAVSEGVVHEDLRLLLETYLPSKKKKVLLGVGDPKIGAAIQEELGYNCQTGGVIAEILRGVRLHFHNLVKGLTDLSACKAQLGLGHSYSRAKVKFNVNRVDNMIIQSISLLDQLDKDINTFSMRVREWYGYHFPELVKIVNDNATYCRLAQFIGNRRELNEEKLEKLEELTMDGAKAKAILDASRSSMGMDISAIDLINIESFSSRVVSLSEYRQSLHTYLRSKMSQVAPSLSALIGEAVGARLIAHAGSLTNLAKYPASTVQILGAEKALFRALKTRGNTPKYGLIFHSTFIGRAAAKNKGRISRYLANKCSIASRIDCFSEVPTSVFGEKLREQVEERLSFYETGEIPRKNLDVMKEAMVQAEEAAAEITRKLEKQEKKRLKKEKKRLAALALASSENSSTPEECEETHEKPKKKKKLKPQETPQENGMEDPPVSLPKSKKKKAFPKEELVSDPEEMATSSVSPPKRKKSLPKEEMASEPEEAASPSVPKKKRKFSFKEEPDEAAVSCTKSSTKKKKKSQKASQED; encoded by the exons ATG GTTCTGCTGCACGTGCTGTTCGAGCATGCGGTCGGCTACGCGCTCTTGGCGCTGAAGGAAGTGGAGGAAATCAGCCTGCTGCTGCCGCAG GTGGAGGAGTGTGTGCTTAACCTTGGCAAATTCCACAATGTCGTTCGTCTGGTGGCCTTTTGTCCGTTTTCTTCATCCCAGGTTGCCTTGGAAAATGCCAATGCTGTGTCTGAAG GTGTTGTTCATGAAGACCTCCGCCTGCTTCTGGAGACATACCTGCcatctaaaaagaagaaagtactCCTGGgggttggagaccccaagattgGTGCTGCAATACAGGAAGAGTTGGGGTACAACTGCCAGACTGGGGGCGTGATAGCTGAGATCCTTCGAG GAGTTCGTCTGCACTTCCATAATCTGGTGAAGGGTCTGACAGACTTGTCTGCTTGCAAAGCCCAGCTAGGGCTGGGACACAGCTATTCTCGTGCCAAAGTTAAATTTAATGTGAACCGGGTGGACAATATGATCATCCAGTCCATAAGCCTTCTGGACCAACTGGATAAAGACATCAATACCTTCTCAATGCGTGTCAG GGAGTGGTATGGGTACCATTTTCCAGAGCTGGTGAAGATCGTCAATGACAATGCCACATACTGTCGCCTGGCTCAGTTCATTGGAAACCGCAGGGAGTTGAATGAGGAGAAGCTGGAGAAACTGGAAGAGCTGACAATGGATGGAGCCAAAGCTAAGGCCATCTTGGATGCCTCTCGGTCCTCCATGG GCATGGACATATCTGCTATCGACTTGATAAACATCGAGAGCTTCTCCAGTCGTGTGGTGTCTTTGTCAGAGTATCGCCAGAGCCTACACACTTACCTTCGCTCCAAGATGAGCCAAGTAGCCCCCAGCCTGTCAGCCTTAATTGGGGAAGCG GTAGGTGCACGACTCATTGCTCATGCTGGCAGCCTCACCAACCTGGCCAAGTACCCAGCATCCACAGTACAGATCCTTGGGGCTGAAAAGGCCCTGTTCAG AGCACTGAAGACAAGGGGTAATACACCAAAATATGGACTCATTTTCCATTCCACCTTTATTGGTCGAGCAGCTGCAAAGAACAAAGGCCGCATCTCCCGATATCTAGCAAACAAATGCAGCATTGCCTCAAGGATTGATTGCTTCTCTG AGGTGCCCACAAGTGTGTTTGGGGAGAAGCTCCGAGAACAAGTTGAGGAGCGGCTATCTTTCTATGAGACTGGAGAGATTCCACGGAAGAACCTGGATGTCATGAAGGAAGCTATGGTTCAG GCAGAGGAAGCGGCTGCTGAAATTACCAGGAAGCTAGAAAAACAGGAGAAGAAACGcttgaagaaggagaagaaacgaCTGGCTGCACTGGCACTGGCCTCTTCAGAAAACAGTAGCACTCCAGAAGAATGTGAG GAAACACATGAAAAacctaagaagaagaaaaagctaaAACCCCAGGAGACTCCACAGGAAAATGGAATggaagatccacctgtctctttgcctaaaagtaagaaaaagaaagcttttccCAAGGAGGAGTTGGTCAGTGATCCTGAAGAGATGGCTACTAGCAGTGTAAGTCCTCCCAAGAGGAAGAAATCCTTGCCTAAGGAGGAAATGGCCAGTGAACCAGAAGAGGCAGCAAGCCCCAGTGTCcccaagaagaaaaggaagttttCTTTTAAGGAGGAACCTGATGAAGCTGCTGTCAGCTGCACAAAGAGcagcacaaagaaaaagaaaaagtcccagAAAGCATCCCAGGAGGATTAG